Proteins from one Oryza sativa Japonica Group chromosome 12, ASM3414082v1 genomic window:
- the PHT4;7 gene encoding probable anion transporter 7 precursor, with product MTALTRMKFPKRYVIVLLTFICTNVCYIERVGFSIAYTVAADAIGVNQANKGMILSMFYYGYVLSQIPGGWAAQRIGGRRVLLLSFVLWSLICGLIPLDPKREVILVLSRLFVGVAQGFIFPAIHTVLAQWVPPQERSRSVSLTTSGMYLGAAGGMLFFPSLVKHMGAQSVFFVEAVLGVAWSVIWLKFSSEPPRTDLPKVSMPKVASREKIKAQAGGVVAPRTVKIPWRRIIFSLPVWAIVVNNFTFHYALYVLMNWLPTYFELGLQLSLQDMGSSKMLPYFNMFIFSNIGGVVADHLITRRILSITKTRKLLNTIGFVVSAVALMALPLFRTPSGTVLCSSISLGFLALGRAGFAVNHMDVAPKFAGIVMGVSNTAGTLAGIVGVGLTGSILEGAKASNMDLTNSETWKTVFFVPGYLCIFSSIIFLIFSTGEKIFE from the coding sequence ATGACGGCATTGACGAGAATGAAGTTCCCAAAGCGCTATGTCATTGTGCTGCTGACATTCATCTGCACAAATGTTTGTTACATCGAGCGTGTCGGATTCTCGATTGCTTACACCGTGGCAGCTGATGCCATTGGCGTGAATCAAGCAAACAAAGGCATGATACTTTCCATGTTCTACTATGGTTATGTCTTATCACAGATCCCTGGTGGATGGGCAGCACAGAGAATTGGAGGTAGACGTGTTCTGCTGCTGTCATTTGTGCTGTGGTCTTTGATATGCGGTTTAATTCCACTAGACCCCAAGAGAGAAGTCATCCTGGTCCTTTCTCGCCTTTTTGTCGGCGTAGCACAAGGATTCATATTTCCTGCCATTCACACTGTTCTGGCACAATGGGTGCCTCCGCAGGAGCGCTCTCGCTCAGTGTCTCTAACAACCTCAGGGATGTACCTTGGTGCAGCCGGTGGCATGTTGTTTTTCCCAAGTTTGGTGAAGCACATGGGAGCTCAGTCAGTTTTCTTTGTTGAAGCAGTGTTAGGTGTAGCATGGTCTGTAATATGGTTAAAGTTTTCCAGCGAGCCACCTCGCACTGACCTTCCGAAAGTGTCAATGCCAAAAGTGGCATCACGAGAGAAGATCAAGGCACAAGCAGGAGGGGTTGTTGCACCTCGCACTGTAAAGATCCCATGGCGAAGGATTATCTTCAGTCTACCAGTTTGGGCAATTGTTGTAAACAACTTCACCTTCCACTATGCCTTGTATGTCCTTATGAATTGGCTACCCACCTATTTTGAATTAGGCCTTCAGCTTAGCCTTCAGGATATGGGATCGTCAAAGATGCTTCCCTATTTCAACATGTTTATATTTTCTAATATCGGTGGAGTGGTTGCTGATCATTTGATTACAAGAAGGATCTTATCTATTACAAAGACGAGGAAACTCCTGAACACCATTGGTTTCGTTGTTTCAGCTGTTGCACTTATGGCTCTTCCTTTATTCAGGACTCCCTCAGGGACTGTGCTTTGTTCATCGATATCGCTCGGTTTTCTGGCCCTAGGAAGAGCAGGCTTCGCCGTGAATCACATGGACGTTGCTCCAAAATTTGCTGGTATAGTGATGGGGGTTTCAAATACAGCTGGGACATTGGCTGGGATAGTTGGTGTTGGCCTAACGGGAAGTATTCTGGAGGGGGCAAAGGCTTCTAACATGGATCTGACAAACTCAGAAACCTGGAAAACAGTCTTCTTTGTTCCAGGGTACCTCTGTATTTTCAGTTCCATCATTTTTTTGATTTTCTCCACTGGCGAAAAGATTTTTGAATAG